The following are encoded in a window of Halosolutus halophilus genomic DNA:
- a CDS encoding UPF0058 family protein, which translates to MHKDELLELHEELVVIMEYFSEREEVDAELFDPYRQLDVDPSHVHKSKSEHKHAVFVLGNALAKAMSEDEFSSAGRIGKRMKELAEDAESKI; encoded by the coding sequence ATGCATAAGGACGAACTCCTCGAGCTCCACGAAGAACTCGTCGTAATAATGGAGTACTTCTCCGAGCGCGAGGAGGTCGACGCGGAGCTGTTCGACCCGTACCGCCAGCTCGACGTCGATCCCTCGCACGTTCACAAGTCGAAGAGTGAACACAAACACGCCGTCTTCGTGCTCGGCAACGCGCTGGCGAAGGCGATGAGTGAAGACGAGTTCTCGAGTGCGGGCCGGATCGGCAAGCGGATGAAGGAACTCGCCGAGGACGCCGAATCGAAAATCTAG
- a CDS encoding DUF998 domain-containing protein has translation MADTDRRRIATRCGIAAPIVALGALLLATIVASPETFTWRGRALSDMGRYGAETFWLFNGGLVVGGVLGLPFGWRLWSASRHVFEHVGVALLVVAVGGMIGVGVFFLDHTTVYLETELHFAAALTFFGVAPFAQWVYGTGQVLADVRRLGLVSIWLGIAHPLAWLGWLLYRAGASDPWAWFAVPEFVAALAFGGWVLVVAADRARTDTVPLSA, from the coding sequence ATGGCTGACACGGATCGACGTCGGATCGCAACGCGGTGTGGGATCGCCGCACCGATCGTCGCCCTCGGGGCGCTCCTGCTCGCGACGATCGTGGCCTCGCCGGAGACGTTTACGTGGCGCGGCCGGGCGCTCTCGGATATGGGTCGGTACGGGGCGGAGACGTTCTGGCTCTTCAACGGCGGGTTGGTCGTCGGTGGGGTGCTCGGCCTGCCGTTCGGCTGGCGGCTCTGGAGCGCCAGCCGCCACGTCTTCGAGCACGTCGGCGTCGCCCTGCTGGTGGTCGCGGTCGGCGGGATGATCGGCGTCGGCGTCTTCTTTCTCGACCACACGACGGTCTACCTCGAGACCGAACTGCACTTCGCGGCCGCGCTGACGTTCTTCGGCGTGGCCCCGTTCGCCCAGTGGGTCTACGGGACGGGGCAGGTCCTCGCGGACGTTCGCCGACTCGGCCTCGTCTCGATCTGGCTCGGGATCGCCCACCCGCTCGCGTGGCTGGGGTGGCTGCTGTATCGCGCCGGCGCGAGCGACCCGTGGGCGTGGTTCGCCGTCCCCGAGTTCGTCGCCGCGCTCGCGTTCGGTGGCTGGGTCCTCGTCGTCGCCGCCGATCGCGCCCGAACCGATACCGTCCCGCTGAGCGCGTGA